One Halobaculum sp. CBA1158 DNA segment encodes these proteins:
- a CDS encoding TRAM domain-containing protein has protein sequence MEISDELICLFSAEVREDDDRYTIEIPKREVATGAVDAGDIYRVALIERDGVDAGTDDRTESPTATEGPQPPVERGEIRYVEIEDLGKQGDGIARVERGYVIIVPDTDVGERVKIEITEVKSNFAVGEVIEADG, from the coding sequence GTGGAAATCTCCGACGAACTCATCTGTCTGTTCAGCGCCGAAGTCCGCGAGGACGACGACCGATACACGATCGAGATCCCGAAGCGCGAGGTTGCGACGGGAGCCGTCGACGCCGGCGACATCTACCGGGTCGCCCTCATCGAGCGCGACGGGGTCGACGCCGGCACCGACGACCGCACCGAGTCGCCGACAGCGACGGAGGGGCCACAGCCGCCCGTCGAGCGCGGCGAGATCCGGTACGTCGAGATCGAGGACCTCGGAAAGCAGGGCGACGGCATCGCCCGCGTCGAGCGAGGGTACGTTATCATCGTCCCCGACACCGACGTCGGCGAGCGCGTCAAGATCGAGATCACCGAGGTGAAATCGAACTTCGCGGTCGGCGAGGTCATCGAAGCGGACGGCTGA
- a CDS encoding YkgJ family cysteine cluster protein yields MDSLETELERARALDVDELADAIEAIGFECTRCGACCKSEADDPHTATVFPDEVRRVQSAGDAERDWREVARPMPYGITDGDDGPTGETFEWALQTDACGDCAFYEEDESGTGACTVHEDRPLICETYPFSVGLAGTSQPMGEVVDSVALGAHREAGDTTDAGDADDADDAGDDAAGPDDAEGTVRAHECEGLGRDIDREDAESLAAALKERAVREVEEAIGVRDAYEPRTVEGGEVVVHDSEGAKRPDGRAVDDGDAKG; encoded by the coding sequence GTGGACTCGCTCGAAACCGAACTGGAGCGCGCTCGCGCCCTCGACGTGGACGAACTGGCCGACGCCATCGAGGCGATCGGCTTCGAGTGTACACGCTGCGGCGCGTGCTGCAAGAGCGAGGCCGACGACCCCCACACGGCGACGGTGTTCCCCGACGAGGTCCGACGGGTGCAAAGCGCCGGCGACGCCGAGCGCGACTGGCGGGAGGTCGCCCGTCCGATGCCGTACGGGATAACCGACGGCGACGACGGGCCGACGGGCGAGACGTTCGAGTGGGCGCTACAGACCGACGCCTGTGGCGACTGCGCGTTCTACGAGGAGGACGAGTCGGGCACGGGCGCGTGCACGGTCCACGAGGACCGGCCGCTCATCTGCGAGACGTACCCGTTCTCCGTCGGGCTCGCCGGGACGAGCCAGCCGATGGGCGAGGTCGTCGACAGCGTCGCGCTGGGAGCGCACCGGGAGGCCGGCGACACCACCGACGCCGGCGACGCCGACGACGCCGACGACGCCGGCGACGATGCCGCCGGCCCTGACGACGCCGAGGGGACGGTCCGCGCCCACGAGTGCGAGGGACTGGGCCGCGACATCGACCGGGAGGACGCCGAGTCGCTGGCGGCGGCGCTGAAGGAACGCGCGGTCAGAGAGGTGGAGGAGGCGATCGGCGTCCGCGACGCCTACGAACCCCGCACGGTCGAGGGCGGCGAGGTGGTCGTCCACGACTCCGAGGGTGCGAAGCGACCGGACGGCCGAGCGGTCGACGACGGTGACGCGAAGGGATAG
- a CDS encoding MBL fold metallo-hydrolase, with protein MSGGASDTTHAHVDRFSVPVDTRAPGGTTNAYVIGTGETLLVDPAARTDTLDTVVREKVADHVAVTHTHPDHVGAVADYAAETGATVWARRGYEDRFAAATGVEPDRTFAAGDRVGPATVVDLPGHAPDGVGFETGVGVVCGDVAVAEGSVVVAAPEGDMRAYLTSLRRLHARDPSALFPGHGPRIGDPRATCARLIDHRLDRERRVLAAVEAGARDPDEVLDLAYEKDLSGVRDLARATVVAHAEKLAREGRIEWDPETEGLALADGA; from the coding sequence ATGTCGGGAGGGGCGTCCGATACGACGCACGCGCACGTCGACCGCTTCTCCGTCCCCGTCGACACGCGCGCGCCCGGCGGGACGACGAACGCGTACGTGATCGGGACCGGCGAGACGCTGCTCGTCGATCCCGCGGCCCGCACCGACACCCTCGACACCGTCGTCCGCGAGAAGGTGGCCGACCACGTCGCCGTCACCCACACCCACCCGGACCACGTCGGCGCGGTCGCCGACTACGCCGCCGAGACCGGCGCGACCGTGTGGGCGCGACGGGGGTACGAGGACCGGTTCGCCGCCGCGACCGGGGTCGAGCCGGATCGCACGTTCGCCGCCGGCGACCGCGTCGGCCCGGCGACGGTCGTCGATCTCCCGGGTCACGCCCCCGACGGCGTCGGCTTCGAGACGGGCGTCGGCGTCGTCTGCGGCGACGTGGCGGTCGCGGAGGGAAGCGTCGTCGTCGCCGCGCCCGAGGGCGACATGCGGGCGTACCTCACGTCGCTCCGGCGACTTCACGCCCGCGACCCGTCCGCGCTGTTCCCTGGTCACGGCCCGCGGATCGGCGACCCGCGGGCGACGTGTGCGCGGCTGATCGACCACCGCCTCGACAGGGAACGGCGGGTCCTTGCGGCCGTGGAAGCGGGCGCGCGCGACCCCGACGAGGTGCTCGACCTCGCGTACGAGAAGGACCTCTCGGGGGTCAGGGACCTCGCGCGCGCGACGGTCGTCGCGCACGCCGAGAAACTCGCCCGGGAGGGCCGAATCGAGTGGGATCCGGAGACGGAGGGACTCGCGCTCGCCGACGGGGCCTGA
- a CDS encoding radical SAM protein has product MTAPDPSDLSVTIVDGYVDEPAHFGVPPYVSTYPRFTAGALVDAGVPEANVTYHTIDELRDERRKRADVADADLMIYVGGMTVPGKYVGGTPAEPDEVRELAWTADGVTLLGGPVRFGVGDENAGAQEMERDDLDYDFVAMGDVEAAAHDIVESGLEGFGNRIRDYDEVSRWSTMGAFVVEQHPNHPDYLIAELETSRGCAYRCSFCTEPLYGDPDFRTAPDVVSEVDALSDHGVAHFRLGRQADILAFGGDGEAPNPDALRQLYGGIREVAPDLRTLHLDNMNPVTITDYPEASREAIEVIARHNTPGDTAAFGLESADPEVREKNNLLVSAEECLEAVRVVNEAAGWRPGEDPANAPSFGDSAPRRLPKLLPGINLVHGLEGETADTFEHNKEFLGSVMDEGLMLRRVNVRQVMAFEGTEMAETGARLAREHKEEFQAYKREVRETIDRPMLKRVMPTGTVLPDVYLEYHEDGTTFGRQLGTYPILVGIPGERELGRAIDVAVVDWGYRSVTGVPYPLDLNGASMDELTAIPGIGTGTAGDLVVNRPYASATEAAAVAGADAELTRFADAGVPGVDAEPEYPGAPAPRSAD; this is encoded by the coding sequence ATGACCGCGCCGGATCCGAGCGACCTCTCCGTCACGATCGTCGACGGCTACGTCGACGAGCCGGCGCACTTCGGCGTTCCCCCGTACGTCTCGACGTACCCGCGGTTCACCGCGGGCGCGCTCGTCGACGCCGGCGTCCCGGAGGCGAACGTCACCTACCACACCATCGACGAGTTGCGCGACGAGCGTCGCAAGCGGGCCGACGTGGCCGACGCCGACCTCATGATCTACGTCGGCGGCATGACCGTCCCCGGGAAGTACGTCGGCGGCACCCCCGCCGAGCCCGACGAGGTGCGCGAGTTGGCCTGGACCGCCGACGGCGTCACCCTCCTCGGGGGGCCCGTGCGCTTCGGCGTCGGCGACGAGAACGCCGGCGCACAGGAGATGGAGCGCGACGACCTCGACTACGACTTCGTCGCCATGGGCGACGTGGAGGCGGCCGCCCACGACATCGTCGAGAGCGGGCTGGAGGGGTTCGGTAACCGCATCCGCGACTACGACGAGGTGTCCCGCTGGTCGACCATGGGCGCGTTCGTCGTCGAACAGCACCCCAACCACCCCGACTACCTCATCGCCGAACTCGAGACCTCCCGCGGGTGCGCCTACCGGTGTTCGTTCTGTACCGAGCCGCTGTACGGCGATCCCGACTTCCGCACAGCCCCGGACGTCGTCTCGGAGGTCGACGCACTCTCGGACCACGGCGTCGCCCACTTCCGACTCGGTCGACAGGCAGACATCCTCGCGTTCGGCGGCGACGGCGAGGCCCCGAACCCCGACGCCCTCCGGCAGCTGTACGGCGGGATCCGCGAGGTCGCGCCCGACCTGCGGACGCTCCACCTCGACAACATGAACCCCGTGACGATCACGGACTACCCAGAGGCGTCGCGCGAGGCCATCGAGGTGATCGCCCGTCACAACACGCCCGGCGACACCGCCGCCTTCGGCCTCGAGTCCGCCGACCCCGAGGTCCGTGAGAAGAACAACCTCCTCGTCAGCGCCGAGGAGTGCCTGGAGGCCGTCCGCGTCGTCAACGAGGCCGCGGGGTGGCGACCCGGCGAGGACCCCGCGAACGCGCCCAGCTTCGGCGACTCCGCCCCGCGGCGACTCCCAAAGCTCCTGCCGGGAATCAACCTCGTCCATGGGCTGGAGGGCGAGACGGCGGACACCTTCGAACACAACAAGGAGTTCCTGGGCTCGGTGATGGACGAGGGGCTCATGCTGCGACGGGTGAACGTCCGGCAGGTGATGGCGTTCGAGGGCACCGAGATGGCCGAGACCGGCGCGCGACTGGCACGCGAGCACAAGGAGGAGTTCCAGGCGTACAAGCGCGAGGTGCGCGAGACGATCGATCGGCCGATGCTGAAGCGCGTGATGCCCACGGGGACCGTGCTCCCCGACGTGTACCTGGAGTACCACGAGGACGGCACCACCTTCGGTCGACAGCTCGGCACCTACCCGATCCTCGTCGGGATCCCCGGCGAGCGCGAACTCGGCCGCGCGATCGACGTGGCGGTCGTCGACTGGGGCTACCGCTCGGTGACGGGCGTGCCGTACCCGCTGGACCTGAACGGCGCGTCGATGGACGAGCTGACCGCGATCCCGGGGATCGGAACGGGCACCGCCGGCGACCTCGTCGTGAACCGACCGTACGCGAGCGCGACCGAGGCCGCAGCCGTCGCCGGCGCGGACGCGGAGCTGACGCGATTCGCCGATGCCGGCGTCCCCGGCGTCGACGCCGAGCCCGAGTACCCCGGCGCGCCCGCGCCGCGGAGCGCGGACTGA
- a CDS encoding DUF429 domain-containing protein, protein MTLAPDVDAVYGLDFSAAATTAGASTWVARCVPRDGALVVEELASAAEFLGLDSTDREDALPALVDHFRGLANGSVAGGDDAAGGGPDVVAGFDFPFGLPAWALREGQTWREFVAATPDRWGALEDVGDPADLFRRVADEADRRGLSERRASDDEHGGQAPAGWRIKTQTYYGISALLRPLVACDGVRVPPVLDADEPTLTVLETYPAAVFDRIDGAVREEYKGSQRRHVERRRRNADALVAAGVSFGDDAARDCAVATDDALDAVAAAHAAARNYPGTSPAEAGDSERREARIYA, encoded by the coding sequence GTGACACTCGCCCCCGATGTCGACGCCGTGTACGGACTCGACTTCAGCGCCGCCGCGACGACCGCCGGCGCGTCGACGTGGGTGGCCCGCTGCGTCCCGCGCGACGGCGCGCTCGTCGTCGAGGAACTGGCCTCGGCCGCGGAGTTCCTCGGCCTCGACTCCACCGACCGAGAGGACGCGCTTCCGGCGCTCGTCGACCACTTCCGCGGGCTCGCCAACGGATCTGTCGCCGGCGGCGACGACGCGGCCGGGGGTGGTCCCGACGTCGTCGCCGGGTTCGACTTCCCGTTCGGCCTGCCGGCGTGGGCGCTGCGGGAGGGACAGACGTGGCGCGAGTTCGTCGCCGCGACGCCCGATCGGTGGGGCGCGCTGGAGGACGTCGGCGACCCGGCCGACCTGTTCCGGCGCGTCGCCGACGAGGCCGACCGGCGGGGGCTGTCCGAGCGGCGCGCGAGCGACGACGAACACGGCGGACAGGCACCTGCAGGCTGGCGGATCAAGACGCAGACCTACTACGGGATATCGGCGCTGCTCCGGCCGCTGGTCGCGTGCGACGGGGTGCGAGTTCCGCCCGTCCTCGACGCCGACGAGCCGACGCTGACGGTGCTTGAGACGTATCCCGCGGCGGTGTTCGACCGGATCGACGGGGCGGTCAGGGAGGAGTACAAGGGCAGCCAACGTCGCCACGTCGAGCGCCGACGGAGGAACGCGGACGCGCTCGTCGCCGCCGGGGTCTCCTTCGGCGACGACGCGGCCCGCGACTGCGCGGTCGCGACCGACGACGCGCTCGACGCCGTGGCGGCGGCGCACGCCGCAGCGAGGAACTACCCCGGCACGTCGCCCGCTGAGGCCGGCGATTCCGAGCGTCGAGAGGCCCGGATCTACGCGTGA
- a CDS encoding Hsp20 family protein: protein MSERDPPADGAKRLKDVGESAMNTVLDRVGRGVATVQEKSPLAYDLLESEDAFLVVFDAPGAQRSDVQVRFNDGAVEVRIDRFRDFREGFEMRFPGRGLALDGRAELPPGASVDPAGASSTLTERGTLRVRLPKTEGGSVAVADAADEASDDDSADGDDAADDPVELDLGDDGAEGDAAGDDADTTDDAEDADEADDEE from the coding sequence ATGAGCGAGCGAGACCCCCCCGCCGACGGCGCGAAGCGGCTCAAGGACGTGGGCGAGTCGGCGATGAACACCGTCCTCGACCGCGTCGGCCGCGGCGTCGCGACCGTGCAGGAGAAGTCGCCGCTCGCCTACGACCTGCTGGAGTCCGAGGACGCGTTCCTCGTCGTCTTCGACGCCCCCGGCGCACAGCGAAGCGACGTGCAGGTGCGGTTCAACGACGGCGCGGTCGAAGTTCGGATCGACCGCTTCCGCGACTTCCGCGAGGGGTTCGAGATGCGCTTCCCCGGCCGCGGCCTCGCGCTCGACGGCCGCGCGGAGCTCCCGCCGGGCGCGTCCGTCGACCCCGCGGGGGCCTCCTCGACGCTGACCGAGCGCGGCACCCTCCGCGTCCGGCTTCCCAAGACGGAGGGGGGCTCCGTCGCGGTCGCGGACGCCGCAGACGAGGCGAGCGACGACGACTCCGCCGACGGCGACGACGCGGCCGACGACCCCGTCGAACTCGACCTCGGCGACGACGGGGCGGAGGGCGACGCGGCCGGCGACGACGCGGACACCACGGACGACGCGGAAGATGCAGACGAAGCAGACGACGAGGAGTAA
- a CDS encoding FAD-dependent oxidoreductase, with the protein MAGSGPDGGPGTGLRVAVVGGGAVGVTAAHDLAVAGAAVTLFEKGDLASGASGRAAGVLYDAYAEDVDAAVGARALERFRELSRSAADGDGNGDSGDPEFAFTECPYVMLAREGDDDLAEAVAGAAERMRTHGRAVETLDGDALASRFPSLASDDVTVAAVASNAGWTDPASYVEAVAEHAERAGVEIREGSRVAVSTTPTGVTAADEAPVTRRFDAVVVAAGAQTKRLLAEAGIAIPLKPYRVQALVSGREYDGPMWYDASAGAYARPHPAGLLAGDGTEPVEADPDDWDRVADDWFRESVSETLRDRADHDPAVERAWAGLCTATPDGDPLLGEIADGVFVAAGWQGHGFMRAPATGEAVAAQVLGEEAPVEGIEAFDPGRFDGDEEFEISEGMTVEADERRD; encoded by the coding sequence ATGGCCGGTTCCGGACCCGACGGCGGCCCCGGGACGGGACTGCGAGTCGCGGTCGTCGGCGGCGGCGCGGTCGGCGTCACCGCCGCCCACGACCTCGCGGTCGCCGGGGCGGCGGTCACGCTGTTCGAGAAGGGGGACCTCGCTTCGGGCGCGTCCGGCCGGGCCGCGGGGGTCCTCTACGACGCCTACGCCGAGGACGTCGACGCCGCGGTCGGCGCGCGGGCCCTGGAGCGGTTTCGGGAGCTGTCGCGCTCGGCCGCCGACGGCGACGGCAACGGCGACAGCGGCGACCCGGAGTTCGCGTTCACGGAGTGCCCGTACGTGATGCTCGCGCGCGAGGGCGACGACGACCTGGCCGAGGCGGTCGCGGGGGCGGCCGAGCGGATGCGGACGCACGGTCGCGCCGTGGAGACCCTCGACGGCGACGCGCTGGCGAGCCGGTTCCCGAGCCTCGCGAGCGACGACGTGACCGTCGCCGCGGTCGCGTCGAACGCCGGGTGGACGGATCCGGCGAGCTACGTCGAGGCGGTCGCCGAGCACGCCGAACGCGCCGGCGTCGAGATCCGCGAGGGAAGCCGAGTCGCCGTGTCGACGACGCCGACGGGGGTGACCGCCGCCGACGAGGCTCCCGTGACCAGGCGGTTCGACGCGGTCGTCGTCGCCGCCGGCGCGCAGACCAAGCGCCTGCTCGCCGAGGCGGGGATCGCGATCCCGCTGAAGCCGTACCGCGTGCAGGCGCTCGTCTCGGGGCGCGAGTACGACGGCCCGATGTGGTACGACGCCTCCGCGGGCGCGTACGCTCGTCCGCACCCCGCGGGACTGCTCGCCGGCGACGGGACCGAGCCGGTCGAGGCCGACCCCGACGACTGGGACCGCGTCGCCGACGACTGGTTCCGCGAGTCGGTGAGCGAGACGCTCCGTGATCGCGCCGACCACGACCCGGCGGTCGAGCGCGCGTGGGCCGGCCTCTGCACGGCGACGCCCGACGGCGACCCGCTGCTCGGGGAGATCGCGGACGGCGTCTTCGTCGCCGCCGGCTGGCAGGGTCACGGCTTCATGCGCGCGCCCGCCACGGGCGAGGCGGTCGCGGCGCAGGTGCTCGGCGAGGAAGCGCCGGTCGAGGGGATCGAGGCGTTCGACCCGGGCCGCTTCGACGGCGACGAGGAGTTCGAGATCAGCGAGGGGATGACCGTCGAGGCGGACGAACGGAGGGACTGA
- a CDS encoding creatininase family protein encodes MRLLHEETTTAAGEAFDDGVEVAILPTGSIEQHGPALPLGTDFLAAEAVARGIDRDDAVVLPTVPVGVSAHHRQFDGTLWTEPETFEDYVGEIAASVASHGVRKLVFCNGHGGNADALRRAARRLRGDRIAYAAPWNWWSSLDGLDEELFDQSGIGHADAMETSMVRHVASDLVREAKLAEAEAGAADSWGKSVHGASVGFDTADFSESGAVGEPTQGTAEKGRKLYEQATGELDALVGWLAEQPFDALTPEPHR; translated from the coding sequence ATGCGACTGCTCCACGAGGAGACGACGACGGCCGCGGGCGAGGCGTTCGACGACGGAGTCGAGGTGGCGATCCTCCCGACCGGCTCGATCGAACAGCACGGCCCGGCGCTGCCGCTCGGCACCGACTTCCTGGCCGCCGAGGCCGTCGCACGGGGGATCGACCGCGACGACGCCGTCGTCCTCCCGACGGTACCGGTCGGCGTCTCGGCACACCACAGACAGTTCGACGGGACGCTGTGGACCGAACCGGAGACGTTCGAGGACTACGTCGGCGAGATCGCCGCCTCCGTCGCGAGCCACGGCGTCCGCAAGCTCGTGTTCTGCAACGGCCACGGCGGCAACGCGGACGCGCTCCGTCGGGCGGCCCGCCGGCTCCGGGGCGACCGGATCGCCTACGCAGCGCCGTGGAACTGGTGGTCGAGCCTCGACGGCCTCGACGAGGAACTGTTCGACCAGTCGGGCATCGGTCACGCCGACGCGATGGAGACGAGCATGGTCCGGCACGTCGCGAGCGACCTCGTGCGGGAGGCGAAGTTGGCCGAGGCCGAGGCGGGCGCGGCCGACTCGTGGGGGAAGTCGGTTCACGGCGCGAGCGTCGGCTTCGACACGGCTGACTTCTCCGAGTCCGGTGCCGTGGGCGAGCCGACCCAGGGGACCGCCGAGAAGGGGCGGAAGCTGTACGAGCAAGCGACCGGCGAGCTCGACGCGCTCGTCGGCTGGCTGGCCGAGCAGCCGTTCGACGCGCTGACGCCGGAGCCGCACCGGTGA
- a CDS encoding LLM class flavin-dependent oxidoreductase, with product MTLTASHTADGVAARTNLDGIALKPTECDVSVAADLPVDLVCLDYEGREALPDTETLAALAEEVDLRVTTPVRADGFDPRGDDSLVATLPDAAERVLVAGHGAYLTDDERSRAIAPRLGDAAAAVRSAGGTPWVGTEGIERVALAAGGVQYDLLSRTTERDVRALRAAGFDGEVALYAPVVPSDDEDEILDAVGGYAARRKPVREALPEDAATDAAATGRAREVLSAAVRDFAIVGDPEAVGERVRELKGLGVDHVVGYPAAGVDTLR from the coding sequence ATGACACTCACCGCATCACACACAGCAGACGGCGTCGCCGCCCGAACGAACCTCGACGGGATCGCGCTCAAGCCGACCGAGTGCGACGTCTCCGTCGCCGCCGACCTCCCGGTGGATCTCGTCTGTCTCGACTACGAGGGCCGCGAGGCGCTACCGGATACTGAGACGCTCGCCGCCCTCGCCGAGGAGGTCGACCTCCGGGTCACGACCCCCGTCCGCGCGGACGGCTTCGACCCCCGGGGCGACGACTCGCTGGTCGCGACGCTCCCCGACGCCGCAGAGCGCGTGCTCGTGGCGGGTCACGGCGCGTACCTCACCGACGACGAGCGGTCGCGCGCGATCGCGCCCCGCCTCGGCGACGCGGCGGCCGCGGTCCGCTCGGCCGGCGGGACGCCGTGGGTCGGCACCGAGGGGATCGAGCGCGTCGCGCTCGCGGCCGGCGGCGTCCAGTACGACCTGCTGTCGCGCACGACCGAGCGGGACGTGCGGGCGCTGCGAGCGGCGGGCTTCGACGGCGAGGTCGCGCTGTACGCCCCCGTAGTTCCCAGCGACGACGAAGACGAGATCCTCGACGCCGTCGGGGGGTACGCCGCCCGCCGCAAGCCCGTGCGCGAGGCGCTCCCCGAGGACGCCGCCACCGACGCCGCCGCGACTGGGCGCGCCCGCGAGGTGCTCTCGGCGGCCGTGCGCGACTTCGCCATCGTGGGCGACCCCGAGGCGGTCGGCGAGCGCGTTCGGGAACTGAAGGGCCTCGGCGTCGACCACGTCGTCGGCTACCCCGCGGCCGGCGTCGACACCCTTCGCTGA
- a CDS encoding nucleic acid-binding protein, whose product MTLAAVSDAGPLIHLAEMGSLELLSAFDTVLVPETVYREVKAGGVPDGLVDLSYELVEADESRVGTEELDAGERAAIAVAEERGLVLLTDDLDAREAASDTDVEVRGSIGVIALGYGRGVLDRDEAASRMRALQRETSLFVTEAVVERGIRMLDEQ is encoded by the coding sequence GTGACGCTCGCGGCTGTCTCGGACGCGGGACCGCTCATTCACCTCGCCGAAATGGGTTCGCTCGAACTGCTCTCGGCGTTCGACACAGTACTTGTACCGGAGACGGTGTACAGGGAGGTCAAGGCCGGTGGTGTTCCGGACGGACTGGTCGACCTCTCGTACGAACTCGTCGAAGCCGACGAAAGTCGAGTCGGTACCGAAGAACTGGACGCCGGAGAACGCGCCGCGATCGCGGTCGCCGAGGAGCGGGGACTCGTTCTCCTGACCGACGACCTCGACGCCAGAGAGGCAGCATCCGACACGGACGTCGAAGTACGCGGTTCCATCGGCGTCATCGCGCTCGGTTACGGTCGTGGAGTACTCGACAGAGACGAAGCGGCATCGCGGATGCGAGCACTCCAGCGTGAGACGAGTCTGTTCGTGACCGAGGCGGTCGTGGAGCGCGGCATTCGGATGCTGGACGAGCAGTAA
- a CDS encoding CoA pyrophosphatase, which produces MDFERVRRHAPVSVTDADRRAAVLAAVVERDGSPHVLFTKRAEHLGSHPGQMSFPGGGVEAGDEDLTATALREANEEIGLRPDEPEIVGRLDDIRTTSEYAVTPFVATAPDREYVPNDGEVAEIAILPVSELIARENYESERRDHPHYGDIRLHFFHVDGYTVWGATGRMLVQLLELLTDWEMPAEVDRVVDPDADLPV; this is translated from the coding sequence ATGGACTTCGAGCGCGTCCGTCGGCACGCTCCGGTCAGCGTGACCGACGCCGACCGGCGCGCGGCCGTGCTCGCGGCGGTCGTCGAGCGCGACGGGTCGCCCCACGTGCTGTTCACCAAGCGCGCCGAGCACCTCGGGAGCCACCCGGGGCAGATGAGCTTTCCCGGCGGCGGCGTCGAGGCGGGCGACGAGGACCTGACGGCGACGGCGCTTCGGGAGGCGAACGAGGAGATCGGCCTGCGCCCCGACGAGCCCGAGATCGTCGGGAGACTCGACGACATCCGCACCACCTCCGAGTACGCCGTGACGCCGTTCGTCGCGACGGCACCCGACCGGGAGTACGTCCCCAACGACGGCGAGGTCGCCGAGATCGCGATCCTTCCGGTCTCGGAACTCATCGCCCGCGAGAACTACGAGTCCGAACGTCGCGATCACCCCCACTACGGCGACATCCGTCTGCACTTCTTCCACGTCGACGGCTACACCGTCTGGGGCGCGACCGGCCGGATGCTCGTCCAACTGCTCGAACTGCTCACCGACTGGGAGATGCCCGCAGAAGTCGACCGCGTCGTCGACCCCGACGCCGACCTCCCGGTGTAG
- a CDS encoding glycosyl transferase family 2, with product MEYVQERVATLHSFGDGDPDAPTDRAAVVVPMTEREYAGLAAERVLSELEALSPARVVVPLRAPAERVGAFREWLDGFDLPLETLWCDGPRVADLLADAGLDGERGKGRDVWLALGRALKEEFVVVHDADTKSYSRAYVRRLLFPLARGFDFSKGYYARVENDRLYGRLFRLFYAPLVRALRDSAPESEFLAYMGAFRYALAGEFALTSDVAASLPVQRTWGLEVGTLAAAYDAVGVDGAAQVDLGSYEHDHRAVSGPTGLEDMSRSVGAALLRASEAHGVDPDYDALPDAYRAVGESYVERYAADAAFNGLSYDRAGERDQVRTYAASIAPPGPDTRLPAWNETTLSPGDVAAAADADADEAAAGTLDRADE from the coding sequence ATGGAGTACGTGCAAGAGCGCGTCGCGACCCTCCACTCGTTCGGCGACGGCGACCCGGACGCCCCGACCGACCGCGCGGCCGTGGTCGTGCCGATGACAGAGCGCGAGTACGCCGGCCTCGCCGCCGAGCGGGTGCTCTCGGAGCTGGAAGCGCTGTCGCCGGCGCGGGTGGTCGTGCCGCTTCGCGCGCCGGCCGAGCGCGTCGGCGCGTTCCGCGAGTGGCTCGACGGCTTCGACCTCCCGCTGGAGACGCTGTGGTGTGACGGCCCGCGAGTCGCCGACCTGCTGGCCGACGCCGGACTCGACGGCGAGCGCGGGAAGGGCAGGGACGTGTGGCTCGCGCTCGGTCGCGCCCTCAAGGAGGAGTTCGTCGTCGTCCACGACGCCGACACGAAGTCGTACTCCCGGGCGTACGTCCGCCGCCTGCTGTTTCCGCTCGCTCGGGGGTTCGACTTCTCGAAGGGGTACTACGCCCGCGTCGAGAACGACCGACTGTACGGCCGGCTGTTCCGGCTGTTCTACGCCCCGCTGGTGCGGGCGCTCCGGGACTCGGCCCCGGAGTCGGAGTTCCTCGCGTACATGGGGGCGTTCCGCTACGCGCTGGCGGGCGAGTTCGCCCTCACGAGCGACGTGGCCGCGTCGCTGCCGGTCCAGCGCACCTGGGGGCTGGAGGTCGGCACCCTCGCGGCCGCCTACGACGCCGTCGGCGTCGACGGCGCGGCCCAGGTCGACCTGGGCAGCTACGAGCACGACCACCGCGCGGTCTCCGGGCCGACCGGGCTGGAGGACATGAGCCGCTCGGTCGGCGCGGCGCTGTTGCGCGCGTCAGAGGCCCACGGCGTCGACCCGGACTACGACGCCCTCCCGGACGCCTACCGCGCCGTCGGCGAGTCGTACGTCGAGCGGTACGCCGCCGACGCCGCGTTCAACGGCCTCTCGTACGACCGCGCCGGCGAGCGCGACCAGGTGCGCACCTACGCCGCGTCGATCGCGCCGCCCGGTCCCGACACCCGCCTCCCGGCGTGGAACGAGACGACGCTGTCGCCGGGTGACGTGGCCGCAGCCGCGGACGCGGACGCGGACGAGGCCGCCGCGGGGACGCTCGACCGCGCCGATGAGTGA
- a CDS encoding DUF3311 domain-containing protein: MTRNWSKYIWIAAFAVLVAFAIPWFLWDDATVVAGLPVWLWWHVGWMALASVTFYAFTRGAWDRGVDAEVIRRG; encoded by the coding sequence ATGACCCGTAATTGGTCGAAGTATATCTGGATCGCGGCCTTCGCCGTGCTCGTCGCGTTCGCGATTCCGTGGTTCCTGTGGGACGACGCGACGGTGGTCGCGGGGCTCCCGGTATGGCTGTGGTGGCACGTCGGCTGGATGGCGCTCGCGTCGGTGACGTTCTACGCCTTCACGCGGGGCGCGTGGGACCGCGGCGTCGACGCGGAGGTGATCCGCCGTGGCTGA